The following proteins are co-located in the Gossypium hirsutum isolate 1008001.06 chromosome A02, Gossypium_hirsutum_v2.1, whole genome shotgun sequence genome:
- the LOC107910475 gene encoding uncharacterized protein isoform X1, translated as MPTANFVALQCCQCSTMQVKQRKKSSNKWTCVVCNQKQSVVKVFAQGPMAKDVRKLVQSFNMTRKFTDQNQLFDPTSEYDIDLEDDDGGDLENPKKRRTDWTEYLDSEDHHEHKLVLQEEEQGVDLEPEIVTELPAKEKFKRPKLRNSDTGEEGVGHQLYKPLLYKRNCRKATMLFSQGNNNNNNIDVKADRQQQADGDIGSKKRSDLTIRKVGKILESMRNSKPATSKGNSKWKDYITEEDEGDSLKQCCPRNSANYMDKWGNADDAVLKTDSIKYQIVEDDIHPDFM; from the exons ATGCCAACCGCCAATTTTGTAGCTCTGCAATGCTGCCAATGCTCCACAATGCAG GTGAAACAAAGGAAGAAGAGCAGCAACAAATGGACGTGCGTGGTCTGCAATCAAAAGCAATCGGTGGTCAAGGTCTTTGCTCAAGGTCCCATGGCTAAAGACGTCCGCAAACTCGTCCAGTCTTTCAACATGACCCGAAAATTCACCGATCAAAACCAACTCTTCGATCCCACATCGGAATATGACATCGATTTGGAAGATGACGATGGTGGAGATCTGGAAAATCCGAAGAAAAGACGCACCGATTGGACCGAGTATCTCGACTCAGAGGATCATCATGAACACAAATTAGTTTTACAAGAAGAGGAACAAG GGGTCGATTTGGAACCAGAGATTGTGACAGAGTTGCCTGCAAAGGAGAAGTTCAAAAGACCCAAATTGAGGAACTCTGATACTGGGGAAGAAGGCGTTGGTCATCAGCTTTATAAACCACTTCTATACAAGAGAAATTGCAGAAAGGCTACTATGCTCTTTTCACAAggtaataataacaacaacaacatag ATGTGAAGGCAGATAGGCAGCAACAAGCAGATGGAGACATAGGTTCAAAAAAACGAAGCGACTTGACAATAAGGAAAGTAGGGAAAATTTTGGAGTCAATGAGGAACTCTAAGCCAGCGACATCTAAAGGGAATTCAAAGTGGAAAGATTACATAACTGAAGAAGATGAGGGCGACAGCTTGAAACAGTGTTGTCCAAGAAACTCTGCAAATTATATGGACAAATGGGGGAATGCCGACGATGCAGTTTTGAAAACTGAttcaatcaaatatcaaatagtCGAAGATGATATCCATCCTGATTTCATGTGA
- the LOC107910474 gene encoding protein PIGMENT DEFECTIVE 338, chloroplastic isoform X1, whose product MQTLLQPCKSLSFLNFSSQYFAFNGAPKWQYSVKRTCNSITAAGTPKALSFPRKYTFLRSTQIVLCSQNDTFDEFSSTQLPERFENDSGIEENEELELLNKPSPAPVNNGFVSDVDKESEKPDKEEVLEPFLKFFRPSEPLQVEGGGELEDSEEKIDEVKKVGVEYYEPKPGDLVVGVVVSGNENKLDVNVGADLLGTMLTKDVLPLYDKEMDYLMCDLENKAEEFMFYGKMGIVKDDDAMSGGPGPGRPVVETGTVLFAEVLGRTLSGRPLLSTRQLFRRIAWHRVRQIKHLNEPIEVKFTEWNTGGLLTRIEGLRAFLPKAELMKRVNNFSELKGYVGRRMHVKVSRINEANNDLILSEREAWEMMHLRDGTLVEGTVVKILPYGAQVRIADSNRSGLLHISNMSKTRITSVAELLKEDEKVKVLVVKSLFPDKISLSTAELESEPGLFILNKERVFSEAEEMAKKYRQSLPAVYAPRNIEPLPADALSFENEESLYANWKWFKFERENESS is encoded by the exons ATGCAAACCCTGCTTCAACCCTGTAAGTCTTTATCCTTTCTCAATTTTTCGAGTCAATACTTTGCTTTTAATGGTGCCCCCAAATGGCAGTACTCTGTTAAAAGAACTTGTAACTCCATTACCGCTGCTGGGACACCAAAAGCTTTGTCTTTTCCGAGGAAATATACGTTTTTGAGAAGTACCCAGATTGTGCTTTGCTCTCAAAATGATACTTTTGATGAGTTTTCAAGCACCCAGTTGCCTGAAAGGTTTGAAAACGATAGTGGAATTGAAGAAAATGAGGAGCTTGAATTGCTTAATAAGCCTAGTCCAGCACCTGTGAATAATGGGTTTGTATCTGATGTTGATAAAGAGTCTGAAAAACCTGATAAAGAAGAGGTTTTGGAgccttttttgaaattttttaggcCTAGCGAACCATTGCAAGTAGAAGGGGGAGGTGAATTAGAAGATTCTGAGGAGAAAATTGATGAAGTGAAGAAGGTTGGTGTCGAGTACTATGAGCCAAAACCTGGTGACTTAGTGGTTGGTGTTGTTGTTTCTGGTAATGAGAATAAGCTTGATGTGAATGTTGGGGCTGACTTGTTGGGTACAATGTTGACTAAAGATGTGTTGCCTTTGTATGATAAAGAGATGGATTATTTGATGTGTGATCTGGAAAATAAAGCTGAGGAATTTATGTTTTATGGGAAGATGGGAATTGTTAAGGATGATGATGCGATGAGTGGGGGGCCGGGTCCTGGAAGACCAGTGGTTGAGACTGGAACTGTGCTTTTTGCTGAGGTTCTTGGAAGAACACTTAGTGGTCGGCCTTTGCTCTCAACTAGACAGCTCTTCAGGAGGATTGCTTGGCATCGAGTGAGGCAG ATAAAACACCTGAATGAACCTATAGAGGTTAAATTTACAGAGTGGAATACAGGTGGCCTGCTGACAAGAATTGAG GGCTTGCGAGCTTTCCTTCCAAAAGCTGAGTTGATGAAGAGAGTAAATAACTTCTCTGAGTTGAAAGGATAT GTGGGCCGCAGAATGCATGTGAAAGTTAGTCGAATAAATGAGGCTAACAATGATTTAATATTGAGCGAGAGAGAAGCTTGG GAAATGATGCATCTTCGAGATGGAACACTTGTAGAAGGAACTGTTGTAAAAATTTTACCGTATGGAGCCCAAGTAAGAATAGCGGATTCCAATAGAAG TGGGTTGCTTCATATCTCAAATATGAGCAAAACTCGAATTACTTCTGTTGCTGAATTGCTTAAAGAGGATGAGAAGGTCAAGGTTCTTGTTGTGAAGTCACTCTTTCCTGACAAAATATCTCTCAG TACTGCTGAACTTGAAAGTGAACCTGGCCTCTTTATATTAAACAAAGAG AGGGTATTTTCTGAGGCTGAAGAGATGGCAAAGAAGTACAGGCAAAGTCTACCTGCAGTTTATGCACCCCGGAATATCGAACCTCTTCCAGCTGATGCTTTATCTTTTGAGAACGAAGAAAGTCTGTATGCAAATTGGAAGTGGTTCAAATTTGAAAGAGAGAATGAATCAAGTTGA
- the LOC107910474 gene encoding protein PIGMENT DEFECTIVE 338, chloroplastic isoform X2, which translates to MQTLLQPCKSLSFLNFSSQYFAFNGAPKWQYSVKRTCNSITAAGTPKALSFPRKYTFLRSTQIVLCSQNDTFDEFSSTQLPERFENDSGIEENEELELLNKPSPAPVNNGFVSDVDKESEKPDKEEVLEPFLKFFRPSEPLQVEGGGELEDSEEKIDEVKKVGVEYYEPKPGDLVVGVVVSGNENKLDVNVGADLLGTMLTKDVLPLYDKEMDYLMCDLENKAEEFMFYGKMGIVKDDDAMSGGPGPGRPVVETGTVLFAEVLGRTLSGRPLLSTRQLFRRIAWHRVRQIKHLNEPIEVKFTEWNTGGLLTRIEGLRAFLPKAELMKRVNNFSELKGYVGRRMHVKVSRINEANNDLILSEREAWEMMHLRDGTLVEGTVVKILPYGAQVRIADSNRSGLLHISNMSKTRITSVAELLKEDEKVKVLVVKSLFPDKISLR; encoded by the exons ATGCAAACCCTGCTTCAACCCTGTAAGTCTTTATCCTTTCTCAATTTTTCGAGTCAATACTTTGCTTTTAATGGTGCCCCCAAATGGCAGTACTCTGTTAAAAGAACTTGTAACTCCATTACCGCTGCTGGGACACCAAAAGCTTTGTCTTTTCCGAGGAAATATACGTTTTTGAGAAGTACCCAGATTGTGCTTTGCTCTCAAAATGATACTTTTGATGAGTTTTCAAGCACCCAGTTGCCTGAAAGGTTTGAAAACGATAGTGGAATTGAAGAAAATGAGGAGCTTGAATTGCTTAATAAGCCTAGTCCAGCACCTGTGAATAATGGGTTTGTATCTGATGTTGATAAAGAGTCTGAAAAACCTGATAAAGAAGAGGTTTTGGAgccttttttgaaattttttaggcCTAGCGAACCATTGCAAGTAGAAGGGGGAGGTGAATTAGAAGATTCTGAGGAGAAAATTGATGAAGTGAAGAAGGTTGGTGTCGAGTACTATGAGCCAAAACCTGGTGACTTAGTGGTTGGTGTTGTTGTTTCTGGTAATGAGAATAAGCTTGATGTGAATGTTGGGGCTGACTTGTTGGGTACAATGTTGACTAAAGATGTGTTGCCTTTGTATGATAAAGAGATGGATTATTTGATGTGTGATCTGGAAAATAAAGCTGAGGAATTTATGTTTTATGGGAAGATGGGAATTGTTAAGGATGATGATGCGATGAGTGGGGGGCCGGGTCCTGGAAGACCAGTGGTTGAGACTGGAACTGTGCTTTTTGCTGAGGTTCTTGGAAGAACACTTAGTGGTCGGCCTTTGCTCTCAACTAGACAGCTCTTCAGGAGGATTGCTTGGCATCGAGTGAGGCAG ATAAAACACCTGAATGAACCTATAGAGGTTAAATTTACAGAGTGGAATACAGGTGGCCTGCTGACAAGAATTGAG GGCTTGCGAGCTTTCCTTCCAAAAGCTGAGTTGATGAAGAGAGTAAATAACTTCTCTGAGTTGAAAGGATAT GTGGGCCGCAGAATGCATGTGAAAGTTAGTCGAATAAATGAGGCTAACAATGATTTAATATTGAGCGAGAGAGAAGCTTGG GAAATGATGCATCTTCGAGATGGAACACTTGTAGAAGGAACTGTTGTAAAAATTTTACCGTATGGAGCCCAAGTAAGAATAGCGGATTCCAATAGAAG TGGGTTGCTTCATATCTCAAATATGAGCAAAACTCGAATTACTTCTGTTGCTGAATTGCTTAAAGAGGATGAGAAGGTCAAGGTTCTTGTTGTGAAGTCACTCTTTCCTGACAAAATATCTCTCAGGTAA
- the LOC107910475 gene encoding MRN complex-interacting protein isoform X2 — protein MPTANFVALQCCQCSTMQVKQRKKSSNKWTCVVCNQKQSVVKVFAQGPMAKDVRKLVQSFNMTRKFTDQNQLFDPTSEYDIDLEDDDGGDLENPKKRRTDWTEYLDSEDHHEHKLVLQEEEQGVDLEPEIVTELPAKEKFKRPKLRNSDTGEEGVGHQLYKPLLYKRNCRKATMLFSQDVKADRQQQADGDIGSKKRSDLTIRKVGKILESMRNSKPATSKGNSKWKDYITEEDEGDSLKQCCPRNSANYMDKWGNADDAVLKTDSIKYQIVEDDIHPDFM, from the exons ATGCCAACCGCCAATTTTGTAGCTCTGCAATGCTGCCAATGCTCCACAATGCAG GTGAAACAAAGGAAGAAGAGCAGCAACAAATGGACGTGCGTGGTCTGCAATCAAAAGCAATCGGTGGTCAAGGTCTTTGCTCAAGGTCCCATGGCTAAAGACGTCCGCAAACTCGTCCAGTCTTTCAACATGACCCGAAAATTCACCGATCAAAACCAACTCTTCGATCCCACATCGGAATATGACATCGATTTGGAAGATGACGATGGTGGAGATCTGGAAAATCCGAAGAAAAGACGCACCGATTGGACCGAGTATCTCGACTCAGAGGATCATCATGAACACAAATTAGTTTTACAAGAAGAGGAACAAG GGGTCGATTTGGAACCAGAGATTGTGACAGAGTTGCCTGCAAAGGAGAAGTTCAAAAGACCCAAATTGAGGAACTCTGATACTGGGGAAGAAGGCGTTGGTCATCAGCTTTATAAACCACTTCTATACAAGAGAAATTGCAGAAAGGCTACTATGCTCTTTTCACAAg ATGTGAAGGCAGATAGGCAGCAACAAGCAGATGGAGACATAGGTTCAAAAAAACGAAGCGACTTGACAATAAGGAAAGTAGGGAAAATTTTGGAGTCAATGAGGAACTCTAAGCCAGCGACATCTAAAGGGAATTCAAAGTGGAAAGATTACATAACTGAAGAAGATGAGGGCGACAGCTTGAAACAGTGTTGTCCAAGAAACTCTGCAAATTATATGGACAAATGGGGGAATGCCGACGATGCAGTTTTGAAAACTGAttcaatcaaatatcaaatagtCGAAGATGATATCCATCCTGATTTCATGTGA